DNA sequence from the Melitaea cinxia chromosome 25, ilMelCinx1.1, whole genome shotgun sequence genome:
gcttgaCATCAGGTAGGCGGTACGCTTGTTCACCAACTctgggttaataaaatatgtgtacCTTCGAGGCCTTTGTAGTCTGGATTTTCAATcacataaaatcacaaaaatctATTACCGACCTTTCAATAATGATACGCGATACAGCGATACTACAAATCTTAAAGGAATtgatttcaaaacaaaatatgaaacattttattttaaaccgacgtcaaaaaaggagattctcaattctaCATTCTTTTTGTGTGttacctcgtaactttttactgggtggaccgattttgataattcttttttttatccaaAGCTTGTGCTTGCCTTGGTCGATCTGATgacttctttttgagtaatctttgataacacgtatttacttgactatttttcgtctacttacgttgttgtacttgtcgatgtaattaaagtcggttttttttttcgtttacgagcaacaCAATTATAAGAATTATGGGCTgggaaaaaattaaagaaaataacagaAACTTAAGATTTTAgtccataattttattttttccttaacCTTATtgagattttatatttatacaaagttaaattacattttgctacgaaaatttcaacatttatttacataaaatgtttattttatattttttcttgttctatatttaaaaaaaaaacagttaataaAGAATTGAAGCTTTagtaaaagtatattaaaatgtgtttaacaaaacattatttaaacaacGATAATCcgacaaaaagtattttaataaaatttcctCAAACTAtccaaaaaaaatctaaacacTAAAATTCATTTAGAACTCGAGTACCTGATTGTATTTCAATCTACATAAACTAGATGTAGCACATTTATTTCATAAGTTCATCTCACATTTAAGTCCCTGATAGCCTTTATCAGCAGGAGGTAAAACAAGATCTTAGGTCCGGTTTCACTGGTGCAGCATGTAGGAAAAGGACTGAtggtgaataaaaaaatatatcatacctTTATCTATTGGATACCGTTATCTACCAGATAGCTATATCATCAACAGACGAAACAGGCCCttcgtatttataaaaaaaaattgactacaTGTGAtttcatttacaaaatatatggTTTTAACTAAACGTAGTTAAGCCTACAGGCTATAATATATCATAGCAAGTATATACATAAATCCCGTACAATTGTATAATCAATTTTCATCACAACCGTGTTACAAAGTTCtagtttattacaaatatttagttttcATACATATCACAAgcttaaatgacaaaaaaattgtcgaataaCAAAGCTAAGACGAATTCGTTAAAATTCATAGAGtcatacatttaattataaattactgtCGCTTACTTGCGTGTTTcttgatgaaataaaaaaaggttagttACCATacaaatcacaaaaaaattatcagtCAACTGCTTATAATTGAGAAGATATGAAACAACTGATTGTGTTTATTATGTATTACagtaaatatatagattacactATCCAGATGTAACATATGCTATATAAAATCACATCATGATCTATAATGAATAGAtgacataaatataaatgtggACAAAACCAGTATGAACATCTGGACTATCAACAACACATTATAGCTAAAAATAGGCAGAACAATTGCTACAATTGTCTAGAGAAACCTATAGGTATATCACACCAGGCTATATAAGCACACGTTATGAGGTATACAagcgaagttttttttttttttttttaacttaaaaatctaAACTGGATTGAGAAAAATTAGCTCgttttacgttttaaattttttcctaaacaataattacaattatcagTATTGAAGATAGAGGAACAGACTAAGCAGTACTTGACTTTTTCAGACTCTGATATAATTATTGATCTATTTTCAGAATCAGTCAAATTATCTTTTGAAAGTTGATTGTTTGTATCTTTGCTTTTTGAAACTTTCGTCTTATTTTTCTTGCACttataataagaatttattttactaactttTCTGTCTGTATTTTCATCTGAATTCAGTATTTTGTAGACAGTTACCAACTCATTGtcttttgagttatttttattaatcgatGATGAATTTTCTATCAGTTCATCACTGTTGACTTCATCATCGAGTAAGCTCAGGTCTAGATATTCTTCCGTCATATCATCAATACTACACGATTCTCTTCTCGACTTTgactctttttttattgttattgactCTTGATTATGATTGACCAATTCTTCTCTTCTTTCAGTCAATTCCGTtggtatgtttatattttctaattgttttaaaatttcatcatcatGGAATTCGAGATATTCTTCTTCAATACTTTCCGAATTCGATTTTTCTCTACTTTTCTCCTTGTCAacttttcttttcttatttatatgtCTGACCTTATCTTCTGTTACGTTACTGTATGTTTCTTCATTTATAATCGgtctcgttttattttttatattaccaaGTAAAGCTTCTAGTTTACaacgtttatttataaagcttttgtctttattattaatatttacatttattgattcaatttttattatatccgTGTTGTtatttgattcttttttatgtatttgctcttttttgatattaattttgttcATTTCTTCTTTATCTGTTTGCTcatcaattttgtttaattgtttGTCTAAGATTTGAGGGTGAGAAAATAATGGTTCTGTAACAAGAAAGAGTCCCAATTATTATACCAAATAATTTCTTAGTTTAATgatatacacatattaaaaaaaaaagtgcgtgcgtataaaatacacatgtcagaagtgaaacttctttggcaaactaatttttaagtctcgtttatatttatacaaatctaaagctttagatttccgtccCAGCGCCGTCgtcaaaaacgttgccgtttcatcaaaaagttgccgtttcatcaaaacgttgccatTTCATCAAAActttgccgtttcatccgtaaaaattttaccttcatgcgcctaaagaaatttcacttcaaaaaattatGTCTGAGAAAAAATCGGAAATCGTAAATCTAAGCCAATAATCGCGAAAGTAAAAAACAACCCAAT
Encoded proteins:
- the LOC123665922 gene encoding uncharacterized protein MCAP_0864-like, whose translation is MSVKSSKPEKKKPRAMPVETIVTRFKSAQQKQLANQSKTTKEQKNTKSKNVQLIKSPERKSVRQKKVRQKITKTPEKPIVIKDKVEEIKVESKEYYPNKLKRKFLNAKKFLAPKHSFKVICGMNSLNKRKLHIPQRDAEYMKEEMKHPCQDTNKLKEKQPEISIVDMVRIIEENDSLDDEDLLEILTCPSPVWWEETPDGYFEEPLFSHPQILDKQLNKIDEQTDKEEMNKINIKKEQIHKKESNNNTDIIKIESINVNINNKDKSFINKRCKLEALLGNIKNKTRPIINEETYSNVTEDKVRHINKKRKVDKEKSREKSNSESIEEEYLEFHDDEILKQLENINIPTELTERREELVNHNQESITIKKESKSRRESCSIDDMTEEYLDLSLLDDEVNSDELIENSSSINKNNSKDNELVTVYKILNSDENTDRKVSKINSYYKCKKNKTKVSKSKDTNNQLSKDNLTDSENRSIIISESEKVKYCLVCSSIFNTDNCNYCLGKNLKRKTS